One region of Oxalobacteraceae bacterium OTU3CAMAD1 genomic DNA includes:
- a CDS encoding LysE family translocator produces MYGIHDLTLFIISGLLLNIMPGPDSLLIMTRSATQGWRAGSAAALGIGAGTMIHIFAAALGLSALLSTSAAAFTVVKWVGAAYIIYVGIGMLRAKLRGEAEAQTDDAGAAAAAATRLPYRKIFFQGFLTNVLNPKVALFFLAFVPQFISADSASKPLAFIILGCIFNFNGMLCCHGLAVFTAFASARLKVKPLVALWLNRVTGGLFVALGLRLALAEQQSS; encoded by the coding sequence ATGTACGGCATCCACGACCTGACGCTGTTTATCATCTCCGGCCTGCTGCTCAACATCATGCCCGGCCCCGATTCGCTGCTGATCATGACGCGCAGCGCGACCCAGGGCTGGCGCGCCGGTTCGGCCGCCGCGCTGGGCATCGGCGCCGGCACGATGATCCATATTTTCGCCGCCGCGCTGGGTTTATCGGCGCTGCTGTCGACGTCCGCCGCCGCCTTCACGGTGGTCAAGTGGGTGGGCGCGGCCTACATCATCTACGTCGGCATCGGCATGCTGCGCGCCAAACTGCGCGGCGAGGCCGAAGCGCAGACCGATGACGCAGGGGCGGCGGCTGCGGCCGCCACGCGTCTGCCGTACCGTAAGATCTTCTTCCAGGGTTTTCTGACCAATGTGCTGAACCCCAAGGTCGCCTTGTTCTTCCTGGCGTTCGTGCCGCAGTTTATCTCGGCCGATTCGGCCAGCAAACCGCTGGCGTTCATCATCCTGGGCTGCATCTTCAATTTCAACGGCATGCTATGCTGTCACGGTCTGGCCGTCTTCACGGCCTTCGCCAGCGCGCGGCTCAAGGTCAAGCCGCTGGTCGCCCTTTGGCTCAACCGCGTCACCGGCGGCCTTTTCGTCGCACTTGGCCTGCGCCTGGCGCTGGCGGAACAACAATCATCCTAG
- the trpD gene encoding anthranilate phosphoribosyltransferase, producing MAITHQEALLRCIEHREIFHDEMLHLFRQIMSGEMSPSMIAALTMGLRVKKETIGEIAAAAQVMREFSTKVPMADTTGLLDIVGTGGDGAHTFNISTASMFVAAAAGARVAKHGGRSVSSSSGSADVIESLGANINLKPEQIAQSIAQTGIGFMFAPNHHAAMKHAAPVRRELGVRTIFNILGPLTNPAGAPNILMGVFHADLVGIQVRVLQRLGAQHAIVVYGRDNMDEVSLGAGTLVGELIDGEIREYEIHPEDFGLPMIASRNLKVANATESKAKMMEALRGEPGAAFDIVSLNAGTALYAAGVASSIEDGLARARVAINSGDALKKIEQFVQVTQSLASTN from the coding sequence ATGGCTATCACCCATCAAGAAGCACTGCTGCGCTGCATCGAACACCGCGAGATTTTCCACGACGAGATGCTGCACCTGTTCCGCCAGATCATGTCCGGCGAAATGTCGCCGTCGATGATCGCGGCCCTGACCATGGGCCTGCGCGTGAAAAAAGAAACCATCGGCGAAATCGCCGCCGCCGCGCAAGTGATGCGCGAATTCTCCACCAAGGTGCCGATGGCCGACACCACCGGCCTGCTCGACATCGTCGGCACCGGCGGCGACGGCGCGCACACCTTCAACATCTCCACCGCCTCGATGTTCGTGGCGGCGGCGGCCGGCGCCCGCGTGGCCAAGCACGGCGGGCGCAGCGTGTCGTCGTCGTCCGGCAGCGCCGACGTGATCGAATCGCTGGGCGCCAACATCAACCTGAAGCCCGAGCAGATCGCGCAATCGATCGCGCAGACCGGCATCGGCTTCATGTTCGCGCCCAACCACCATGCGGCGATGAAGCACGCCGCGCCGGTGCGCAGGGAACTGGGCGTGCGCACCATCTTCAACATCCTGGGACCGCTGACCAATCCGGCCGGCGCGCCGAACATCCTGATGGGCGTTTTCCACGCCGATTTGGTGGGCATCCAGGTGCGCGTGTTGCAGCGCCTCGGTGCGCAGCACGCCATCGTCGTCTACGGCCGCGATAACATGGATGAAGTGTCGCTGGGCGCCGGCACCCTGGTCGGTGAACTGATCGACGGCGAAATCCGCGAGTACGAAATCCATCCCGAGGACTTCGGCCTGCCGATGATCGCCAGCCGCAATCTGAAAGTGGCCAACGCCACCGAATCGAAGGCGAAGATGATGGAAGCGCTGCGCGGCGAACCTGGCGCGGCGTTCGACATCGTCTCGCTCAACGCCGGCACCGCGCTGTACGCGGCCGGCGTGGCCAGCTCGATCGAGGACGGCCTGGCGCGCGCGCGCGTGGCGATCAACTCCGGCGACGCGCTGAAGAAGATCGAGCAGTTCGTGCAGGTCACGCAAAGCCTCGCCTCCACCAACTAA
- the rpe gene encoding ribulose-phosphate 3-epimerase — translation MPNFRIAPSILSADFARLGEEVRNVVAAGADIIHFDVMDNHYVPNLTIGPLVCQAIRPHVDVPIDVHLMVKPVDRIIPDFAKAGANIITFHPEASDHIDRSLQLIRDHGCKAGLVFNPATPLSYLEHVMDKIDMILIMSVNPGFGGQSFIPQALKKIAEARRLIDDSGRDIMLEVDGGIKIDNIAAAAAAGADTFVAGSAIFGQPDYKAVIDAMRANLAAI, via the coding sequence ATGCCCAATTTCCGTATCGCTCCCAGCATCTTGTCCGCCGACTTCGCCCGTCTGGGTGAAGAGGTACGCAACGTTGTCGCCGCCGGCGCCGACATCATCCACTTTGACGTGATGGACAACCATTATGTTCCGAACCTGACCATCGGCCCGCTGGTGTGCCAGGCGATCCGCCCGCACGTGGACGTGCCGATCGACGTGCACCTGATGGTCAAACCGGTCGACCGCATCATTCCCGACTTCGCAAAGGCCGGCGCCAACATCATCACCTTCCACCCGGAAGCGTCCGATCACATCGACCGCTCGCTGCAACTGATCCGCGACCACGGCTGCAAGGCCGGCCTGGTGTTCAACCCCGCCACCCCGCTGAGCTATCTGGAACACGTCATGGACAAGATCGACATGATCCTCATCATGTCGGTCAACCCCGGCTTCGGCGGCCAGTCCTTCATTCCGCAGGCGCTCAAGAAGATCGCCGAAGCGCGCCGCCTGATCGACGATTCGGGCCGCGACATCATGCTGGAAGTCGATGGCGGCATCAAGATCGACAACATCGCGGCGGCGGCGGCTGCCGGCGCCGACACCTTCGTGGCAGGCTCGGCCATCTTCGGCCAGCCGGACTACAAGGCGGTGATCGACGCCATGCGCGCCAACCTCGCGGCGATTTAA
- a CDS encoding GGDEF domain-containing protein, which translates to MPLDPATIVLMSTVMAVAMSVVLYSAHSSFPREIKGLKQWAISLVLLAFGSGIYASTSGLLGNILSPLCANAVILWGLGFGLIGTQMFYSRECSWWLFHFVWALGMVASGYYVIVNPDYSGRLAIFSILAFVFYSYQVVLIWGYGERHFSTVFFGLLMLFQSVVVLIRGVLAMTHSSDDMNLFVSGPNQNLYLLTSHFMTLLLTVGFMTVATRRLQTILERRSTLDPLTQVLNRRGFNEVYAKEHALMRREQTVMTMLSIDLDYFKAINDCYGHSTGDRVLTDVASVIAKALRASDHVARFGGEEFVVLLPATGLERAHHVAERIQTVLRAPRSETESEQSAAAAALPPYTVSIGIACQVSPDEDLDNILLRADRALYCAKERGRDRIEIAAEAVLPLHASA; encoded by the coding sequence ATGCCACTCGATCCCGCCACTATTGTTTTGATGTCGACCGTAATGGCCGTTGCGATGAGTGTCGTCCTCTATTCCGCCCATTCAAGTTTTCCCAGAGAAATCAAAGGCCTGAAGCAATGGGCGATCAGCCTGGTGTTGCTGGCGTTCGGCTCGGGAATTTACGCATCGACCAGCGGACTGCTCGGCAATATATTGTCGCCTCTGTGCGCCAATGCCGTTATTCTGTGGGGGCTTGGTTTCGGGCTGATCGGCACGCAGATGTTTTACAGCCGCGAATGCTCGTGGTGGTTATTCCATTTCGTGTGGGCTTTGGGAATGGTCGCCAGCGGGTATTACGTGATTGTTAATCCTGATTATTCAGGGCGCCTCGCCATCTTTTCCATTCTGGCGTTTGTTTTTTATTCCTATCAGGTCGTGCTGATATGGGGATATGGCGAACGCCATTTCTCGACCGTGTTTTTCGGCTTGCTGATGTTATTCCAGTCGGTGGTGGTGCTGATACGGGGCGTTCTGGCGATGACCCATAGCAGCGACGATATGAATTTATTCGTCAGCGGCCCGAATCAAAACCTGTATCTGCTCACCAGTCATTTCATGACGTTGTTATTAACGGTAGGATTCATGACGGTCGCCACCCGCCGTTTGCAGACGATACTGGAGCGCCGCTCGACCCTGGACCCGCTCACGCAGGTGCTCAATCGGCGTGGTTTTAACGAGGTCTATGCCAAGGAACACGCGCTGATGCGCCGGGAACAGACGGTCATGACGATGCTTAGCATCGATCTGGATTACTTCAAGGCGATCAATGATTGCTATGGACATTCAACGGGTGATCGGGTTTTAACCGACGTGGCGTCGGTGATCGCGAAGGCGCTGCGGGCCTCCGATCATGTCGCCAGGTTCGGTGGCGAGGAGTTCGTCGTGCTGTTGCCGGCCACCGGCCTGGAGCGCGCGCACCATGTCGCCGAGCGTATACAAACAGTGTTGAGGGCGCCGCGTTCCGAAACGGAGAGCGAACAGAGCGCGGCGGCGGCCGCCTTGCCGCCCTATACGGTCAGCATCGGCATCGCCTGCCAGGTCAGTCCGGATGAGGATTTAGACAACATTTTACTGCGTGCCGACCGGGCGCTGTACTGCGCCAAGGAGCGCGGCCGCGACCGCATAGAGATCGCCGCCGAGGCGGTTTTACCGCTGCACGCGTCCGCGTAG
- the trpC gene encoding indole-3-glycerol phosphate synthase TrpC, with protein MSDILNKILAVKADEVAAAKKHRGFASLRADVEGNAELRADLRGFEASLRQKIAAGSAGIISEVKKASPSKGVIRADFRPADIAVSYAANGAACLSVLTDEQFFQGSEAYLREARAACAIPVLRKDFMIDVYQIYEARAMGADAILLIVSALDHGLMAEMEACAHELGMGVLVETHDGDELTAALRLNTAMVGINNRNLRTFETSLSTTIGLLDRIPPEKLVITESGIMVPEDVKLMRDANVHAFLVGEAFMRAPDPGAELSRLFS; from the coding sequence ATGTCCGACATTCTGAATAAAATCCTCGCAGTCAAAGCCGACGAAGTCGCCGCCGCCAAAAAACACCGCGGCTTCGCCAGCCTGCGCGCCGACGTCGAAGGCAACGCCGAACTGCGCGCCGACCTGCGCGGCTTCGAGGCCAGCCTGCGCCAGAAGATCGCCGCCGGTTCGGCCGGCATCATCAGCGAAGTGAAAAAAGCCTCGCCGTCGAAAGGCGTGATCCGCGCCGACTTCCGCCCCGCCGACATCGCCGTCAGCTACGCGGCCAATGGCGCCGCGTGCCTGTCGGTGCTGACGGACGAACAATTCTTCCAGGGCTCCGAGGCCTATCTGCGGGAGGCGCGCGCCGCCTGCGCGATTCCGGTGCTGCGCAAGGACTTCATGATCGACGTTTACCAAATCTACGAAGCGCGCGCGATGGGCGCGGACGCGATCCTGCTGATCGTCTCCGCCCTGGACCACGGCCTGATGGCGGAAATGGAAGCCTGCGCCCACGAATTGGGCATGGGCGTGCTGGTCGAAACCCACGACGGCGACGAACTGACCGCCGCCCTGCGCCTGAACACCGCCATGGTGGGCATCAACAACCGCAACCTGCGCACCTTCGAAACGTCGCTGTCGACCACCATCGGCCTGCTGGACCGCATTCCGCCGGAAAAACTGGTAATCACCGAGTCCGGCATCATGGTGCCGGAAGACGTCAAGCTGATGCGCGACGCCAATGTCCACGCCTTCCTGGTGGGCGAAGCCTTCATGCGCGCGCCCGATCCGGGCGCCGAGCTGAGCCGCCTGTTCAGCTAA
- the apaG gene encoding Co2+/Mg2+ efflux protein ApaG → MATYEFTVSVRTQYLPDQSDPERTNFVFTYSITIKNTGTVAAQLISRHWVITDANNHIEEVRGLGVVGHQPLLQPGEHFEYTSGTALQTQQGSMVGEYFCVAEDGHQFEAKIPEFVLSLPRTLH, encoded by the coding sequence ATGGCAACTTATGAATTTACTGTGTCGGTCAGAACCCAGTACCTGCCGGATCAATCCGATCCGGAACGCACCAACTTCGTGTTCACCTATTCGATCACGATCAAGAACACCGGCACCGTGGCCGCGCAACTGATTTCGCGCCACTGGGTCATCACCGACGCCAACAACCACATCGAAGAGGTGCGCGGACTGGGCGTGGTCGGCCATCAGCCGTTGCTGCAGCCGGGCGAGCATTTCGAGTACACGAGCGGCACCGCGCTGCAAACCCAGCAGGGTTCGATGGTCGGCGAATATTTCTGCGTGGCCGAGGACGGCCATCAATTCGAGGCCAAGATCCCCGAGTTCGTGCTGTCGCTGCCGCGCACGCTCCACTGA
- a CDS encoding PDZ domain-containing protein, producing the protein MKKPNKNPAIAYSIVGHDLAAHLFHVTLTVDAPAPDGQIFALPAWIPGSYMIREFSRNIVRIRAESNGEPVALTKLDKHSWQAAPQTDPLKTGPSPLTLHYEVYAWDLSVRAAHLDQNHAFFNGTSVFLRVLGQEDQPHVVDIQRPADEAAQTWRVATSLPELKAKRYGFGTYIAADYDELIDHPVEQGDFALATFKAHGIPHDIVISGRVPNLDLARLSADLKKICETQIAFFEPKSKQAPMNRYVFMTLAVGDGYGGLEHRASTALICARADLPSTTATSKDISDGYLQYLGLCSHEYFHTWNVKRIKPAAFAPYNLQVENYSPLLWLFEGFTSYYDDLMLVRAGVIAEPAYFKLLGKTIASVLRGSGRTKQSVAESSFDAWGKYYRQDENAPNAIISYYTKGSLIGLALDLSIRAKTGGKKSLDDVMRALWQRYGRDFYNGGGRGVTPAEVEALFDEISGGRFKPFFDKYIRGTEDVPLAKMLAPFGVKYSDERKTSKPSLDANIGRDGNDCKLSSVHENGAAHLAGLSAGDLLVAIDGLRVNATNLETLLSRYGVGSNVEVHAFRRDELMTFSMTLQGERVPGITLGLDPVAKKSTGPLRPSAVR; encoded by the coding sequence ATGAAAAAACCGAACAAGAACCCCGCCATCGCCTACAGCATCGTCGGTCACGATCTGGCGGCGCACCTGTTCCACGTCACGCTGACGGTGGACGCGCCGGCGCCGGACGGCCAGATATTCGCGCTGCCGGCCTGGATACCGGGCAGTTACATGATCCGTGAGTTTTCACGCAATATTGTGCGCATCCGCGCCGAGTCGAACGGCGAACCGGTCGCGCTGACCAAGCTCGATAAACACTCCTGGCAGGCGGCGCCTCAAACGGACCCGCTGAAAACCGGCCCGTCGCCGCTCACGCTGCACTACGAAGTCTACGCCTGGGATTTGTCGGTGCGGGCCGCGCATCTGGACCAGAACCACGCTTTCTTCAACGGCACCAGCGTGTTCCTGCGCGTGCTGGGGCAGGAAGACCAACCCCACGTGGTTGACATCCAGCGTCCCGCCGACGAGGCGGCGCAGACGTGGCGCGTGGCGACGTCGCTGCCGGAGCTGAAGGCCAAGCGTTATGGTTTTGGCACGTACATCGCCGCCGACTACGATGAATTGATCGACCATCCGGTGGAGCAGGGCGATTTCGCGCTGGCCACCTTCAAGGCCCACGGCATCCCGCACGACATCGTCATCAGCGGCCGGGTGCCGAACCTGGACCTGGCGCGCCTGAGCGCCGACCTGAAAAAGATCTGCGAGACCCAGATCGCCTTCTTCGAGCCGAAATCGAAGCAGGCGCCGATGAACCGTTACGTCTTCATGACCCTGGCGGTCGGCGACGGCTACGGCGGCCTGGAGCACCGTGCCTCGACCGCGCTGATCTGCGCCCGCGCCGATTTGCCGAGCACCACCGCCACCAGCAAGGACATCAGTGACGGCTACCTGCAATACCTGGGCTTGTGCAGCCATGAGTATTTCCATACCTGGAACGTAAAGCGCATCAAGCCGGCGGCCTTCGCGCCTTACAATTTACAAGTCGAAAACTACTCACCGCTACTGTGGCTGTTCGAAGGCTTCACCAGCTATTACGACGACCTGATGCTGGTGCGCGCCGGCGTGATCGCCGAGCCGGCCTATTTCAAGTTACTGGGAAAAACCATAGCCAGCGTGCTGCGCGGTAGCGGCCGCACCAAACAAAGCGTCGCCGAGTCCAGCTTTGATGCATGGGGTAAATATTATCGCCAGGATGAAAATGCGCCCAATGCAATCATTAGTTATTACACGAAAGGTTCGCTGATCGGCCTAGCCCTGGATTTGAGTATCCGTGCTAAAACCGGCGGCAAGAAATCGTTGGACGATGTGATGCGCGCATTATGGCAGCGTTACGGCCGCGACTTTTATAACGGCGGCGGACGCGGTGTAACCCCGGCCGAGGTGGAAGCGCTGTTCGATGAAATCAGCGGTGGGCGTTTCAAACCATTCTTCGATAAATATATACGCGGTACCGAGGATGTGCCGCTGGCTAAAATGCTGGCGCCGTTCGGCGTTAAATATAGCGACGAGCGTAAAACTTCAAAACCGAGCCTGGATGCGAATATCGGCCGCGACGGTAATGATTGCAAATTATCGAGTGTCCATGAAAATGGCGCGGCGCATTTGGCGGGTTTGTCGGCGGGTGATTTATTGGTCGCCATTGATGGTTTGCGCGTGAATGCGACCAATCTGGAAACGCTGCTCTCGCGCTACGGCGTCGGCTCGAACGTGGAGGTGCATGCCTTCCGTCGGGACGAGCTAATGACTTTCAGTATGACGCTGCAGGGTGAACGGGTACCCGGCATCACCTTGGGGTTGGACCCGGTCGCCAAAAAATCGACGGGTCCGCTGCGCCCCAGCGCCGTCCGCTAG
- a CDS encoding nucleotidyltransferase family protein, translating into MALTGILLAAGRGKRFDPSGVQNKLLQTVDGATGDLVVAASAKNMLAALPRVLAVVRPGDDKVAALLGALGCEVRVCADADLGMGESLTTAIEHTKGAEGWVIALGDMPYVQPETIRALSATVERGARIAAPVHERRRGNPVAFSSFHLPLLLALSGDQGARAILKSHAVSEVVVDDAGVVRDIDTPGDLRGAA; encoded by the coding sequence ATGGCGCTGACGGGTATTTTGCTGGCGGCCGGACGGGGAAAGCGTTTCGATCCGTCCGGCGTTCAAAACAAGCTGCTGCAAACCGTGGACGGCGCCACTGGCGACCTGGTGGTCGCGGCCAGCGCGAAGAACATGCTGGCCGCGCTGCCGCGCGTGCTGGCTGTGGTGCGGCCCGGTGACGACAAGGTGGCGGCGCTGCTGGGCGCCCTCGGATGCGAGGTGCGCGTATGCGCCGACGCCGATCTGGGTATGGGCGAGTCGCTGACGACGGCGATCGAACACACGAAGGGCGCAGAAGGCTGGGTGATCGCGTTGGGCGACATGCCCTACGTGCAGCCGGAAACCATCCGCGCGCTGTCCGCCACGGTGGAGCGGGGCGCGCGCATCGCGGCGCCCGTGCATGAACGGCGGCGCGGCAACCCGGTCGCCTTCAGCAGCTTTCATTTGCCGCTGCTGCTGGCGCTATCCGGCGACCAGGGCGCGCGCGCGATCCTGAAAAGCCATGCCGTGAGCGAGGTGGTGGTCGACGACGCCGGCGTGGTGCGCGATATCGATACGCCAGGCGATTTGCGCGGCGCTGCATAA
- the trpE gene encoding anthranilate synthase component I: MTELEFKSLANEGYNRVPLIAEAFADLETPLTLYLKLAQTQNAGKNTFLLESVVGGERFGRFSFIGLPATTVLRTFGTRTEIVKNGAVIETHEGNPLEFVEAYQKRFKVALRPGMPRFCGGLAGYFGYDTVRHIEKTLANTQPKDDLGLPDIQLMVTEELAVIDNLSGKLYLIVYADTTQPESFSKARQRLKDLRMMLRRGVDAPVTSASVRTETIRDFPKEEYLKAVAKAHEYVMAGDLMQVQIGQRIRKPYVDSPLTLYRALRSLNPSPYMYFYNFGDMQIVGASPEILVRNETLPDGEKKVTLRPIAGTRPRGSTPERDAELAKELLADPKEIAEHVMLIDLARNDLGRISEIGSVKVTDRLVIEKYSHVQHIVSNVEGKLKDGLSNLDVLRATFPAGTLTGAPKVRAMEVIDELEISKRGIYGGACGYLSFGGEMDVAIAIRTGVIKDGMLYVQAAAGIVADSIAEMEWQETENKARAVLRAAEQVQDGLDGEF; the protein is encoded by the coding sequence ATGACCGAACTCGAATTCAAATCGTTGGCCAACGAAGGCTACAACCGCGTCCCACTGATCGCCGAAGCCTTCGCCGACCTCGAAACCCCGCTTACGCTGTACCTGAAACTGGCCCAGACCCAGAACGCCGGTAAGAACACCTTCCTGCTCGAATCGGTCGTCGGCGGCGAGCGCTTCGGCCGCTTCTCGTTCATCGGCCTGCCGGCGACCACCGTGCTGCGCACCTTCGGCACCCGCACCGAAATCGTCAAGAACGGCGCCGTGATCGAGACCCACGAAGGCAATCCGCTCGAATTCGTCGAGGCCTACCAGAAGCGCTTTAAAGTGGCGCTGCGTCCGGGCATGCCGCGCTTCTGCGGCGGCCTGGCCGGCTACTTCGGCTACGACACCGTGCGCCACATCGAAAAAACCCTGGCCAACACGCAGCCGAAGGACGATCTGGGCCTGCCCGACATCCAGCTGATGGTGACCGAGGAACTGGCCGTCATCGACAACCTGTCCGGCAAGCTGTATTTGATCGTCTATGCCGACACCACCCAGCCCGAGTCCTTCAGCAAGGCGCGCCAGCGCCTGAAGGACCTGCGCATGATGCTGCGCCGTGGCGTCGACGCGCCGGTGACCAGCGCTTCGGTGCGCACCGAAACCATCCGCGACTTCCCGAAAGAGGAGTACCTGAAGGCGGTCGCCAAGGCCCACGAATACGTGATGGCCGGCGACTTGATGCAGGTGCAGATCGGCCAGCGCATCCGCAAGCCCTACGTCGATTCGCCGCTGACGCTGTACCGCGCGCTGCGCTCGCTGAATCCGTCGCCGTATATGTACTTCTACAATTTCGGCGACATGCAGATCGTCGGCGCCTCGCCGGAGATTTTGGTCCGCAACGAGACGCTGCCGGACGGTGAGAAAAAAGTCACCTTGCGCCCGATCGCCGGCACCCGTCCGCGCGGTTCGACGCCGGAACGCGACGCCGAACTGGCCAAGGAACTGCTGGCCGATCCGAAAGAGATCGCCGAACACGTGATGCTGATCGACCTGGCGCGCAATGACTTGGGCCGCATCTCCGAGATCGGCAGCGTCAAGGTCACCGACCGCCTGGTCATCGAAAAATACTCGCATGTGCAGCACATCGTCTCCAACGTCGAGGGCAAGCTGAAAGACGGGCTGTCCAACTTGGACGTGCTGCGCGCCACTTTCCCGGCCGGCACCCTGACCGGCGCGCCGAAAGTGCGCGCGATGGAAGTGATCGACGAACTGGAAATCTCCAAGCGCGGCATCTACGGCGGCGCCTGCGGCTACCTGTCGTTCGGCGGCGAGATGGATGTCGCCATCGCGATTCGCACCGGCGTGATCAAGGACGGCATGCTGTATGTGCAGGCCGCCGCCGGCATCGTCGCCGATTCGATCGCCGAGATGGAATGGCAGGAAACCGAAAACAAGGCGCGCGCCGTGCTGCGCGCCGCCGAACAAGTGCAAGATGGCCTGGATGGGGAGTTCTGA
- a CDS encoding aminodeoxychorismate/anthranilate synthase component II, which translates to MLLMIDNYDSFTYNIVQYFGELGEDVRVYRNDEITIAEIEALNPDHICISPGPKDPSQAGISIEVLKHFAGKKPILGVCLGHQAIGEAFGGKVIRAKQVMHGKTSLIAHTGVGVFKDLPSPFTVIRYHSLAIERSSLPSCLEVTAWTDDGEIMGVRHKDYDIEGVQFHPESILSEHGHALLKNFLVR; encoded by the coding sequence ATGCTGCTAATGATCGACAACTACGACTCCTTCACCTACAACATCGTGCAGTACTTCGGCGAGCTGGGTGAGGATGTGCGCGTGTACCGCAACGATGAAATCACGATCGCGGAAATCGAGGCCCTGAACCCGGACCATATTTGTATTTCGCCGGGTCCGAAAGACCCGTCGCAGGCCGGCATCTCGATCGAAGTGCTCAAGCACTTCGCCGGCAAAAAGCCGATCCTGGGCGTGTGCCTCGGCCACCAGGCCATCGGCGAAGCGTTCGGCGGCAAGGTCATACGCGCCAAGCAGGTCATGCATGGCAAAACTTCTTTAATCGCGCATACGGGCGTGGGCGTCTTCAAGGACCTGCCCTCCCCGTTCACGGTGATCCGCTATCACTCGCTGGCAATCGAACGCAGCTCGCTGCCGTCCTGCCTCGAAGTGACGGCATGGACCGATGACGGTGAAATCATGGGCGTGCGCCACAAGGACTACGACATCGAGGGGGTGCAATTCCATCCCGAGTCCATCCTGTCGGAACACGGTCACGCACTGCTGAAGAACTTCCTGGTTCGCTAG
- a CDS encoding phosphoglycolate phosphatase, protein MSVLIGVRAAIIDLDGTMLDTIPDFHVAINGMLQELGLDSIEQEQIALMVGKGSENLIRSVLALQADAAGVEQRFDAAMDAYQRHYLGINGNHSTLYPDVIEGLTAMKASGLRLACVTNKPIAFTTPLLKLKGLDGFFDVVYGGDSLPRKKPDPLPLQTVCADFDLPPAQVVAIGDSSNDAQAARAAGCPVLTVPYGYNHGQSIHGIDSDGIVDTLLDAASRISSQN, encoded by the coding sequence ATGAGCGTGCTGATAGGCGTGCGCGCCGCAATCATCGACCTCGACGGCACCATGCTGGACACGATTCCCGACTTTCACGTGGCGATCAACGGCATGCTTCAAGAACTGGGCCTCGATTCCATCGAGCAAGAGCAAATCGCGCTGATGGTCGGCAAGGGTTCGGAAAACCTGATCCGCTCCGTGCTGGCCTTGCAGGCGGACGCGGCCGGCGTCGAGCAACGCTTCGACGCGGCGATGGACGCCTATCAGCGGCACTACCTGGGCATCAACGGCAACCACAGCACCTTGTACCCGGACGTGATCGAAGGCCTGACGGCGATGAAAGCCAGCGGCCTGCGCCTGGCCTGCGTGACCAACAAGCCGATCGCCTTCACCACGCCGCTGCTCAAGCTCAAGGGTCTGGACGGCTTTTTCGACGTAGTCTACGGCGGCGATTCGCTGCCGCGCAAGAAGCCCGATCCGCTGCCGCTGCAAACCGTGTGCGCCGATTTCGACCTGCCGCCGGCCCAGGTGGTGGCCATCGGCGACTCCTCGAACGACGCGCAAGCGGCCCGGGCTGCGGGTTGTCCGGTGTTGACGGTGCCTTACGGTTACAATCACGGACAGTCTATACACGGGATCGATTCCGATGGTATAGTAGACACGCTGCTCGACGCGGCAAGCCGTATAAGTTCGCAAAATTAA